GCATGCACGGCATGGTCGCCGAGGGCGTACTCACCACCAACGCCGCCGTAGGGCTGGGAAAGAAATATGGCGTCGAGCTGCCCATCAGCGAGCAGATGTACGCCATCCTGCACGCCGGCAAGCCGCCCAAGGACGCTATCCGCGAGCTGATGGCGCGGCCCGGCAAGGACGAGTGAACCCGATTCTGCAATCTGAAATCTGCAATCTGAAATCGCGAATTCGGGGTACAATCCCGCCCATCCAGAGGATACCCGCCACGCATGGCTAGCCCATTCCGTCTGCCCATCCTGTATCTGATCCTTGGCGTGCTCATCCTGGTGAGCGTGGTGCCGCTGTACTTCTACGCCACGCAGGTCGTCGGCATCAATCGCGACCAGCTGAGGACGCAGGAGCAGGTGCTGCAGAACACCATCACCAGCTCGCTCGCCGAAACGATCGCGCAACACCAGAGCAGCCTCCACACCATGATGTTGAACCTGGCAGAGGCGATCAAGGTCACAAGTGGCTCGAACTTGACCGGCGATCATGTGAAATCACCGGAGTTAGTTTACCTGGTGACGCAATTCGTCTCCTCGTCGCCGGACATCGCTGCCGCGAACATCTTCAACGAGGAGATGAAGGGCCCATGCGCGGAACAACCCGGCGTAACCGTCTGTGACAAGGGCGGCCTCGACCTCTTCGTGAAGAATGAACTGGAGCGTGGGTTCGACAGTGCGCGCGGCGGCCGAACTTCTACCAGCCGCAAGTCAATGGAAATCGGGGACGGCGCGCATCGTCGCAACGTCGTGCTAATCTCGACGCCGCTGATGGCCGGCGGCCGCTTCATTGGCATGATCGCCGTTCTGCTCGACCTGAACTTCCTCACCAGGCGCCTGCAGTCGGCGTCCACCGGCGGTCTATTCGCTTTTGTGGTGAATCATGACGGTCAACTCATCGCCAGCGCCGACAAGGCCTTCGCCATCGGCCAGGGCATGACCCAGATCGAGATCGTGCTTGATTACAAGAACAGTAAGGCGCCGGTGCGCGCGACCAAGGAGTTCAAGCTGAACGCCGCCGACGGCAAGAGCACCGTCGACATGCTAGGCACCTACAGCCCGGTGCCGGCGCTGGAGTGGGCGGTCATCGCGCAGAAGCCGCAGCGGCAAGCCTATCAGGGCGTCTTTGACATGCAACGGACAGCTAACTGGATCGTCCTCGCGCTGATCATTGGGATAATCATCTTCAGTATCTTCGCGGCGCGCAGGATCACGCACCCCATCGACGTGCTCACGCAGTCCAGCCGCGCCATCGCCAAGGGCGATTTCTCGCAGCGCGTCCACCTCACCTCGCGCACCGAGATCGGCGAGCTGGCCGACACCTTCAACCTGATGACCGGCGACCTCGAACGCATGGTCTTCGACCTGAAGAAGGCCGCCGAAGAGAACCGCGCGCTGTTCATGAGCTCCATCCAGATGCTCGCCGGCGCGGTCGACGAGAAGGATCCCTACACCAAGGGCCACTCCGACCGTGTCACCCGCTACTCCGTGATCCTGGCGACCGAACTGGCCATGACCAGGGAAGAGGTGGAGAAGATCCGCATCTCGGCGCAGCTCCACGACGTGGGCAAGATCGGCATCGAAGACCGCATCCTGAAGAAGCCGGGCGCGCTCACTCCCGACGAGTTCGAGATCATGAAGACGCACACCTCGAAGGGCGCCACTATCCTGCGTCCGGTCGAGATGCTGAAGGAGATGATCCCGGGCATCGAGTTGCACCACGAATCGCTCGATGGACGCGGCTATCCCCACGGCCTCAGGGGCGATGACATCCCGCTGATGCCGCGCGTGATCACCGTGGCTGATACCTTCGACGCCATGACCACCAACCGTCCCTACCAAGCGGCGATGGATCCCGAGTACGTGGTGCGCATCATCAATTCGCTGGTCAACACCAAGTTCGATCCGCGCGTGGTCGCCGCCCTCACCGCCGTCTTCGAGAGCGGCAAACTGCGGCTGCAGCGCGCCGCCACCCTCTCCGCCGACCAGGCTGCCGCAGCCGCTGCTGCCAGCCCCGCTGCGCCCACCACCATCGTTGAGACGATGAAGAGCTAGGAAGCAGTTCCGAGTACCGAGTTGCGAGTACCGAGTAAGGCCGCGCAGAATGCGTGGCCTTGTTTTTTTCTGACTCGGTACTCAGCACTCGGTACTCGGTACTCGGTACTGCGCCGCAGTTCCGTATAATCGAAAGCTGCTCTCCGCGGCGCGAACATCATGATCCAGACCCTTTTCGG
This Acidobacteriota bacterium DNA region includes the following protein-coding sequences:
- a CDS encoding HD domain-containing protein, coding for MASPFRLPILYLILGVLILVSVVPLYFYATQVVGINRDQLRTQEQVLQNTITSSLAETIAQHQSSLHTMMLNLAEAIKVTSGSNLTGDHVKSPELVYLVTQFVSSSPDIAAANIFNEEMKGPCAEQPGVTVCDKGGLDLFVKNELERGFDSARGGRTSTSRKSMEIGDGAHRRNVVLISTPLMAGGRFIGMIAVLLDLNFLTRRLQSASTGGLFAFVVNHDGQLIASADKAFAIGQGMTQIEIVLDYKNSKAPVRATKEFKLNAADGKSTVDMLGTYSPVPALEWAVIAQKPQRQAYQGVFDMQRTANWIVLALIIGIIIFSIFAARRITHPIDVLTQSSRAIAKGDFSQRVHLTSRTEIGELADTFNLMTGDLERMVFDLKKAAEENRALFMSSIQMLAGAVDEKDPYTKGHSDRVTRYSVILATELAMTREEVEKIRISAQLHDVGKIGIEDRILKKPGALTPDEFEIMKTHTSKGATILRPVEMLKEMIPGIELHHESLDGRGYPHGLRGDDIPLMPRVITVADTFDAMTTNRPYQAAMDPEYVVRIINSLVNTKFDPRVVAALTAVFESGKLRLQRAATLSADQAAAAAAASPAAPTTIVETMKS